Proteins from a single region of Streptomyces sp. Tu 3180:
- a CDS encoding SCO3242 family prenyltransferase, with protein MLRLPALFTVPGDALAGAAAAGARPGPRTLLAIGSSLCLYEAGMALNDWADRAEDAVERPHRPLPSGRIRPAAALTAACGLTGAGLVLAAGAGRPALAVAAPLAATVWAYDLRLKHTFAGPAAMAAARGLDLLLGAAATGGGTRAALPSAALLGTHTLAVTAVSRRETGGGSALVPLAALVTTGALTRLVTHRRTRLPAGRRAAAAPGLPGPGPAEPPHRATGALATALGAAYAATAARPYFHAALNPSPPLTQRAVGGGIRATIPLQAALAARSGAAATSLLVAALAPVGRMVARRAGMRKVSIT; from the coding sequence CTGCTGCGCCTGCCCGCACTGTTCACCGTCCCCGGTGACGCCCTGGCCGGCGCGGCGGCGGCCGGCGCGCGCCCCGGGCCCCGCACCCTGCTCGCCATCGGGTCCTCGCTGTGCCTGTACGAGGCCGGCATGGCCCTGAACGACTGGGCGGACCGCGCCGAGGACGCCGTGGAGCGCCCGCACCGCCCGCTTCCGTCCGGCCGCATCCGACCGGCCGCCGCCCTCACCGCGGCCTGCGGCCTCACCGGCGCCGGTCTGGTGCTCGCCGCCGGCGCGGGACGACCCGCCCTGGCGGTGGCCGCCCCCCTGGCGGCGACCGTCTGGGCCTACGACCTGAGGCTGAAGCACACGTTCGCCGGTCCCGCGGCCATGGCGGCCGCCCGCGGCCTCGACCTGCTCCTGGGCGCGGCGGCCACCGGCGGCGGCACCCGCGCCGCGCTGCCCTCCGCCGCGCTGCTGGGCACCCACACCCTCGCGGTCACGGCCGTGTCCCGCCGGGAGACCGGCGGCGGTTCGGCCCTGGTCCCGCTGGCGGCCCTGGTGACGACGGGGGCACTCACCCGGCTGGTCACCCACCGCCGCACCCGACTCCCGGCAGGCCGGCGGGCAGCAGCCGCCCCCGGCCTGCCGGGTCCCGGCCCGGCGGAACCCCCGCACCGGGCCACCGGCGCCCTCGCCACCGCCCTGGGCGCCGCCTACGCCGCCACGGCCGCCCGCCCCTACTTCCACGCCGCGCTCAACCCCTCGCCCCCGCTCACCCAGCGGGCCGTCGGCGGCGGCATCCGGGCCACGATCCCGCTCCAGGCCGCGCTCGCCGCCCGTTCCGGGGCGGCCGCCACGTCCCTGCTGGTCGCCGCCCTGGCCCCGGTCGGCCGGATGGTCGCGAGGAGGGCCGGCATGAGGAAGGTGAGCATCACGTGA
- a CDS encoding sugar phosphate isomerase/epimerase family protein, with amino-acid sequence MTDLRLDDALALLADLGYDGVGLTLDHMHLDPLAPGLAARSARVARRLEALGLGVTVETGARYVLDPRRKHGPSLLDPDPDDRARRVDLLVRAVRVAADLGAHAVHCFSGVPPAGTDADTAWKRLAETLTPVLDAAATAGVPLAVEPEPGHLLATLADFHHLRRTLGDPEPLGLTLDIGHCQCLEPDPPADCVRQAAPWLRHVQIEDMRRGVHEHLPFGDGEIDFPPVLAALAATGYRGLTVVELPRHSHAGPHFAAHSLPFLRRAARSAATATPSVPPHGDPSATPEGSSTP; translated from the coding sequence CTGACCGACCTGCGCCTGGACGACGCGCTCGCCCTGCTCGCCGACCTCGGCTACGACGGCGTCGGCCTGACCCTCGACCACATGCACCTCGACCCGCTCGCCCCCGGCCTGGCCGCCCGCAGCGCCCGGGTCGCGCGCCGGCTGGAGGCGCTCGGCCTGGGCGTCACCGTGGAGACCGGGGCCCGCTACGTGCTCGACCCGCGCCGCAAGCACGGCCCGTCCCTGCTGGACCCCGACCCCGACGACCGCGCCCGCCGCGTCGACCTGCTCGTCCGGGCCGTCCGCGTCGCCGCCGACCTCGGCGCGCACGCCGTGCACTGCTTCAGCGGCGTCCCGCCGGCCGGCACCGACGCGGACACCGCCTGGAAGCGCCTCGCCGAGACCCTCACCCCCGTCCTGGACGCCGCCGCCACCGCCGGCGTCCCGCTCGCGGTCGAACCCGAACCCGGCCACCTGCTCGCCACCCTCGCCGACTTCCACCACCTGCGCCGCACGCTCGGCGACCCCGAGCCCCTCGGCCTCACCCTGGACATCGGCCACTGCCAGTGCCTCGAACCGGACCCGCCCGCCGACTGCGTGCGCCAGGCCGCCCCCTGGCTGCGCCACGTGCAGATCGAGGACATGCGCCGCGGCGTCCACGAACACCTCCCCTTCGGCGACGGCGAGATCGACTTCCCGCCCGTCCTCGCGGCCCTGGCCGCCACCGGCTACCGGGGCCTGACCGTGGTCGAACTGCCCCGCCACTCCCACGCCGGCCCCCACTTCGCCGCCCACTCCCTCCCGTTCCTCCGCCGAGCCGCCCGGTCCGCGGCGACCGCCACCCCCTCCGTCCCCCCGCACGGCGATCCCTCCGCCACCCCCGAAGGGAGCAGCACCCCGTGA
- a CDS encoding EboA domain-containing protein: MNRPHAAPATPETGTTGSRATPGEDTAPALAPPAQLHRHLAERLGGAARAWLDQALDEAAAHPGAHGPISVWELRLAEAGRRCGPAHADAARVLILHAAHADADALTRVYHQGTADERRAVLHALPHLVPGPDALPLVEDALRTNDTRLLAAAVGPYAARHLDAHAWRHAVLKCLFTGVGLDHVADLDRRARGDGELARMLGDYAEERTAAGRAVPEDLYRVLALTGSATANPPHGTDHPHGKES, from the coding sequence GTGAACCGCCCCCATGCCGCCCCGGCCACCCCGGAGACAGGCACCACCGGCAGCCGGGCGACCCCCGGTGAAGACACCGCCCCCGCCCTCGCCCCGCCCGCCCAGCTGCACCGCCACCTCGCCGAACGCCTGGGCGGAGCCGCCCGTGCCTGGCTCGACCAGGCCCTCGACGAGGCCGCCGCCCACCCCGGCGCCCACGGGCCCATCTCCGTCTGGGAGCTGCGCCTCGCCGAGGCCGGCCGCCGCTGCGGTCCCGCCCACGCCGACGCCGCCCGCGTCCTCATCCTGCACGCGGCCCACGCCGACGCCGACGCCCTGACCCGGGTCTACCACCAGGGCACCGCCGACGAACGCCGCGCGGTCCTGCACGCCCTGCCGCACCTCGTGCCCGGCCCCGACGCCCTCCCGCTCGTCGAGGACGCCCTGCGCACCAACGACACCCGTCTGCTCGCCGCCGCCGTCGGCCCGTACGCCGCCCGGCACCTGGACGCCCACGCCTGGCGGCACGCGGTGCTCAAGTGCCTGTTCACCGGCGTCGGCCTCGACCACGTGGCGGACCTGGACCGGCGGGCCCGGGGCGACGGCGAGCTCGCCCGCATGCTCGGCGACTACGCCGAGGAGCGCACCGCCGCCGGCCGCGCCGTCCCGGAGGACCTGTACCGCGTCCTGGCCCTGACCGGGTCCGCCACCGCGAACCCGCCGCACGGCACGGACCACCCCCACGGCAAGGAGTCCTGA
- a CDS encoding TatD family hydrolase — protein MRIFDPHIHMTSRTTDDYEAMHAAGVRAVVEPSFWLGQPRTSVASFLDYFDALLGWEPFRAAQYGIAHHCTLALNPKEANDPRCTPVLEELPRYLVKDGVVAVGEIGYDSMTPAEDAALAAQLQLAADHGLPALVHTPHRDKLAGLRRTLDVVRESDLPVEHVLLDHLNETTVAAARDSGCWLGFSVYPDTKMDEARMVAVLQEFGPQRVLVNSAADWGRSDPLKTRKVADAMLAAGLGEDTVDLVLWRNPVAFYSLSGRLDLDVPQPQDLHEGNSILRGGE, from the coding sequence ATGCGCATCTTCGACCCGCACATCCACATGACGTCGCGGACCACCGACGACTACGAGGCGATGCACGCCGCGGGGGTGCGGGCGGTGGTGGAGCCCTCCTTCTGGCTCGGCCAGCCCCGCACCTCGGTGGCCTCCTTCCTGGACTACTTCGACGCCCTGCTGGGCTGGGAGCCCTTCCGCGCCGCCCAGTACGGCATCGCCCACCACTGCACGCTCGCCCTCAACCCCAAGGAGGCCAACGACCCGCGCTGCACGCCGGTCCTGGAGGAGCTGCCCCGCTACCTGGTCAAGGACGGCGTGGTGGCGGTCGGGGAGATCGGCTACGACTCCATGACCCCGGCCGAGGACGCCGCGCTGGCCGCCCAGCTGCAGCTCGCCGCCGACCACGGCCTGCCCGCGCTGGTGCACACCCCGCACCGCGACAAGCTGGCCGGGCTGCGCCGCACCCTGGACGTGGTGCGCGAGTCGGACCTGCCGGTGGAGCACGTGCTGCTGGACCACCTCAACGAGACGACCGTCGCCGCGGCCCGGGACAGCGGCTGCTGGCTGGGCTTCTCCGTCTACCCCGACACCAAGATGGACGAGGCGCGCATGGTGGCGGTGCTCCAGGAGTTCGGCCCGCAGCGGGTGCTGGTCAACTCGGCCGCCGACTGGGGCAGGAGCGACCCGCTGAAGACCCGCAAGGTCGCCGACGCCATGCTCGCCGCCGGCCTCGGCGAGGACACGGTGGACCTCGTGCTGTGGCGCAACCCGGTCGCCTTCTACTCCCTCAGCGGCCGCCTCGACCTCGACGTCCCGCAACCGCAGGACCTGCACGAGGGCAACTCCATCCTGCGCGGCGGGGAATGA
- the eboE gene encoding metabolite traffic protein EboE translates to MRFRHPDGSTVHLAYCTNVHPAESLDGVLGQLRDHCEPVRRRLGRDRLGIGLWLARDAARALVTDPAALRGLRTELDRRGLEVVTLNGFPYEGFGAEEVKYRVYKPDWADTERLAHTTDLARVLAGLLPDDVTEGSISTLPLAWRTAHDEQRAGTARAALRTLAERLDALQELTGRSVRVALEPEPGCVVETTRDAIAPLTEIAHDRIGICVDTCHLATSFEDPHTALDDLTRAGVPVVKSQLSAALHAEQPHLPEVREALAAFAEPRFLHQTRTLTAAGLRGTDDLGEALAGDALPGTAPWRAHFHVPLHAAPAAPLTSTLSVLKAALTRLVGGPHPLTRHLEVETYTWQALPPELRPRSRAQLADGIAAELALARDLLTDLGLKELP, encoded by the coding sequence ATGCGTTTCCGGCACCCCGACGGCTCCACCGTCCACCTCGCCTACTGCACCAACGTCCACCCCGCCGAGAGCCTCGACGGCGTCCTCGGCCAGCTCCGTGACCACTGCGAGCCCGTCCGCCGCCGCCTCGGCCGCGACCGGCTCGGCATCGGCCTGTGGCTCGCCAGGGACGCCGCCCGTGCCCTGGTCACCGACCCGGCGGCGCTGCGGGGACTTCGGACCGAGCTGGACCGGCGCGGCCTGGAGGTCGTCACCCTCAACGGCTTCCCCTACGAGGGGTTCGGCGCCGAGGAGGTCAAGTACCGCGTCTACAAGCCCGACTGGGCCGACACCGAACGCCTCGCGCACACCACCGACCTCGCACGCGTCCTCGCCGGACTGCTCCCCGACGACGTCACCGAGGGCAGCATCTCCACCCTCCCGCTCGCCTGGCGCACCGCCCACGACGAGCAGCGCGCCGGGACGGCCCGCGCGGCCCTGCGCACCCTCGCCGAACGCCTCGACGCGCTCCAGGAGCTGACCGGACGCTCCGTCCGCGTCGCCCTGGAACCGGAGCCCGGCTGCGTCGTCGAGACCACCCGCGACGCCATCGCCCCGCTCACCGAGATCGCCCACGACCGCATCGGCATCTGTGTCGACACCTGCCACCTCGCCACCTCCTTCGAAGACCCGCACACCGCCCTGGACGACCTGACCCGGGCCGGCGTCCCCGTGGTCAAGTCCCAGCTCTCCGCCGCCCTGCACGCCGAGCAGCCCCACCTTCCCGAGGTCCGCGAGGCCCTGGCCGCCTTCGCGGAACCCCGCTTCCTGCACCAGACCCGCACCCTCACCGCCGCCGGCCTGCGCGGCACCGACGACCTCGGCGAGGCCCTGGCCGGCGACGCGCTGCCCGGCACGGCGCCCTGGCGCGCCCACTTCCACGTCCCCCTGCACGCGGCCCCCGCCGCGCCCCTCACCTCCACCCTGTCCGTCCTCAAGGCGGCCCTGACCCGGCTCGTCGGCGGCCCGCACCCGCTCACCCGCCACCTGGAGGTCGAGACCTACACCTGGCAGGCCCTCCCGCCCGAGCTGCGCCCCCGCAGCCGCGCCCAGCTCGCCGACGGCATCGCCGCCGAACTCGCCCTCGCCCGCGACCTGCTCACCGACCTCGGTCTGAAGGAACTGCCATGA
- a CDS encoding nucleotide pyrophosphatase/phosphodiesterase family protein: MSDKRPVPLLVLDVVGLTPRLLDHMPRLRALGRSGSRAPLGTVLPAVTCAAQSTFLTGTTPSEHGIVGNGWYFRELGDVLLWRQHNGLVAGDKLWDAARRAHPGYTVANICWWYAMGADTDYTVTPRPVYYADGRKEPDCYTRPPALHDELTEKFGTFPLFHFWGPGADLVSSKWIIDATRHIMRTRHPDLTLCYLPHLDYDLQRYGPDDPRSLRAAADLDAALAPLLDDARAEGRTVVALSEYGITRVSRPVDINRALRRAGLLEVHTQDGMEYLDPMASRAFAVADHQVAHVYVRRPEDLDATREALEGLPGIDEILDDEGKKANGLDHPRAGELVAVAEPDAWFTYYYWLDDARAPDFAQLVEIHRKPGYDPVELFMDPLDPYVKVKAATALARKKLGMRYRMAVVPLDPSPVRGSHGRLPASDDDGPLLICSTPRAVGDRVAATDVKQLLLRLAGLG, from the coding sequence ATGAGCGACAAGCGCCCCGTCCCCCTTCTGGTCCTGGACGTCGTGGGCCTCACCCCCCGCCTGCTCGACCACATGCCCCGCCTCAGGGCCCTCGGCCGGTCCGGCTCCCGCGCGCCGCTGGGCACCGTGCTGCCGGCCGTCACCTGCGCCGCGCAGTCCACCTTCCTGACCGGCACCACGCCCTCGGAGCACGGCATCGTCGGCAACGGCTGGTACTTCCGCGAACTCGGCGACGTCCTGCTGTGGCGCCAGCACAACGGGCTCGTCGCCGGCGACAAGCTCTGGGACGCCGCCCGCCGCGCCCACCCCGGCTACACCGTCGCCAACATCTGCTGGTGGTACGCCATGGGCGCCGACACCGACTACACCGTCACCCCCCGCCCGGTCTACTACGCCGACGGCCGCAAGGAACCCGACTGCTACACCCGCCCGCCCGCCCTGCACGACGAACTCACCGAGAAGTTCGGCACCTTCCCCCTCTTCCACTTCTGGGGCCCCGGCGCGGACCTCGTCTCCAGCAAGTGGATCATCGACGCCACCCGCCACATCATGCGCACCCGCCACCCCGACCTGACCCTGTGCTACCTCCCGCACCTCGACTACGACCTGCAGCGCTACGGCCCCGACGACCCCCGCTCCCTGAGGGCGGCCGCCGACCTCGACGCCGCCCTGGCCCCGCTCCTGGACGACGCCCGCGCCGAGGGCCGCACCGTCGTCGCCCTGTCCGAGTACGGCATCACCCGCGTCAGCCGCCCCGTCGACATCAACCGCGCCCTGCGCCGCGCCGGCCTGCTCGAGGTCCACACCCAGGACGGCATGGAGTACCTCGACCCGATGGCCTCCCGCGCCTTCGCGGTCGCCGACCACCAGGTCGCCCACGTCTACGTCCGCCGCCCCGAGGACCTGGACGCCACCCGCGAGGCGCTGGAGGGCCTGCCGGGCATCGACGAGATCCTCGACGACGAGGGCAAGAAGGCGAACGGGCTCGACCACCCGCGCGCCGGCGAACTGGTCGCCGTCGCCGAACCCGACGCCTGGTTCACGTACTACTACTGGCTCGACGACGCCCGCGCCCCCGACTTCGCCCAGCTCGTGGAGATCCACCGCAAACCCGGCTACGACCCGGTCGAACTCTTCATGGATCCCCTCGACCCGTACGTCAAGGTCAAGGCGGCCACCGCGCTGGCCCGCAAGAAGCTCGGCATGCGCTACCGCATGGCGGTCGTCCCCCTCGACCCGTCACCTGTTCGCGGCAGCCACGGCCGGCTCCCCGCGAGCGACGACGACGGTCCGCTCCTCATCTGCTCCACCCCCCGCGCCGTCGGTGACCGCGTCGCGGCCACCGACGTCAAACAGCTCCTGCTCCGGCTCGCCGGACTCGGCTGA
- a CDS encoding sugar phosphate isomerase/epimerase family protein → MTLYSDPSRTEAATASAAPDEGLRRTLGVDRRRFLSTCTAVAAGAVAAPVFGASPALARDRGRDHGHGHGGQVLVPPHKRGIILYTVRDAVGRDPLSTDLPSGFREVFRQLARHGYRQVEFAGYRQHANAPGGADLETVEGARLLRSWLDEYGLRAQGNHGFIPPSWPLTTADLDTFKKHLEIANIIGMDHMGTGGDPTGSSHRADWDVAADKWNALGEIARREGIKLYTHNHDGAYGFLLDGGPLDDQGRPTRSSGIRKLEYFLKVTDPRLVWLEMDVFWAHVAQYKFHTYTAHDGSTRRDVFDPAGLVARNNERYPLFHAKDGVVSTTNGMGYEMVPFGTGVIDYTAFFSRVGQRNYHNPMIEDDNAPSATDPGQSLREAKIGYDNMAALRKRRR, encoded by the coding sequence GTGACCCTGTACTCCGACCCCTCCCGCACCGAGGCCGCCACCGCCTCCGCCGCCCCGGACGAAGGGCTGCGCCGCACCCTCGGCGTGGACCGCCGCCGCTTCCTCAGCACCTGCACCGCCGTGGCGGCCGGGGCCGTCGCGGCCCCCGTCTTCGGCGCTTCCCCCGCCCTGGCCCGGGACCGCGGCAGAGACCACGGTCACGGGCACGGCGGGCAGGTCCTCGTCCCGCCGCACAAGCGCGGCATCATCCTCTACACCGTCCGGGACGCGGTCGGCCGCGACCCCCTCTCCACCGACCTGCCCTCCGGCTTCCGCGAGGTGTTCAGGCAGCTGGCCCGCCACGGCTACCGCCAGGTGGAGTTCGCCGGCTACCGCCAGCACGCCAACGCCCCCGGCGGCGCCGACCTGGAAACCGTCGAGGGCGCCAGGCTGCTGCGCTCCTGGCTCGACGAGTACGGCCTGCGCGCCCAGGGCAACCACGGCTTCATCCCGCCGTCCTGGCCGCTGACCACCGCGGACCTGGACACCTTCAAGAAGCACCTCGAGATCGCCAACATCATCGGCATGGACCACATGGGCACCGGCGGCGACCCCACCGGCAGCTCCCACCGCGCCGACTGGGACGTGGCCGCCGACAAGTGGAACGCCCTCGGCGAGATCGCCCGCCGCGAGGGCATCAAGCTCTACACCCACAACCACGACGGCGCCTACGGCTTCCTGCTCGACGGCGGCCCGCTGGACGACCAGGGCCGGCCGACCCGCAGCTCCGGCATCCGGAAGCTGGAGTACTTCCTGAAGGTCACCGACCCCCGGCTCGTCTGGCTGGAGATGGACGTCTTCTGGGCCCACGTCGCCCAGTACAAGTTCCACACGTACACCGCCCACGACGGCTCCACCCGCAGGGACGTCTTCGACCCGGCCGGCCTGGTCGCCCGCAACAACGAGCGCTACCCGCTGTTCCACGCCAAGGACGGCGTCGTCAGCACGACCAACGGCATGGGCTACGAGATGGTGCCCTTCGGAACCGGCGTCATCGACTACACGGCGTTCTTCTCACGGGTCGGGCAGCGGAACTACCACAACCCGATGATCGAGGACGACAACGCCCCGAGCGCCACCGACCCCGGGCAGTCGCTGCGGGAGGCCAAGATCGGCTACGACAACATGGCGGCCCTGCGCAAGCGGCGCCGCTGA
- a CDS encoding DUF6461 domain-containing protein: MAADALDWAGDQMCVTFTRGLDPAEVFTRYGADPARSRLLDADAASDLPTGQFAAGAVSLLRSGRLGDWTFCVEEDGVIGSWPELLSALSRGTETYGVLSTEGLAVFQHWRDGRCLENFEPDLEQPPSEHPGPWWDRVQEALAEGEGSGMAPVVALVLDHLGLTLDDATLAAPWPTLTVAEDDAPSAPRGGSYAGEGPVPPGAVEIL; this comes from the coding sequence ATGGCAGCGGACGCGCTCGACTGGGCGGGCGACCAGATGTGCGTCACCTTCACCCGGGGGCTGGACCCCGCCGAGGTGTTCACCCGCTACGGCGCCGACCCGGCCCGTTCCCGCCTGCTCGACGCGGACGCCGCGTCCGACCTGCCCACGGGGCAGTTCGCCGCCGGAGCGGTGTCGCTCCTGCGGTCCGGGAGGCTCGGCGACTGGACGTTCTGCGTCGAGGAGGACGGCGTCATCGGCTCGTGGCCCGAACTCCTCTCCGCGCTGTCCCGCGGCACCGAGACCTACGGCGTCCTGTCCACCGAGGGCCTTGCCGTCTTCCAGCACTGGCGCGACGGCCGGTGCCTGGAGAACTTCGAACCCGACCTGGAACAACCCCCGTCCGAGCATCCCGGTCCTTGGTGGGACAGGGTTCAGGAAGCCCTGGCCGAGGGCGAGGGCTCCGGAATGGCTCCCGTGGTCGCCCTCGTCCTCGACCACCTCGGCCTCACCCTGGACGACGCGACCCTGGCAGCCCCCTGGCCCACACTGACCGTCGCGGAGGACGACGCCCCGTCCGCACCACGCGGCGGCTCCTACGCGGGTGAGGGCCCGGTCCCGCCGGGCGCCGTCGAGATCCTGTAG
- a CDS encoding SMI1/KNR4 family protein, producing the protein MPSLHDAATWRPLLRLLCAAHAETLSAPGGHVAGQIGPGAWSVPLPHRPPRPGRASPVSDHQEELDAVGLVAEALKEDGSDGVSFVVEASSAPGGVRLHLIEPGSSVEPGIATAHPGTLLLADGALPEPVRRLPDPVPDAVPAPSADVELLQRTLRERLPDAVGASEEEIAAAEARLGVPLPPELRALYQVVRGRYEDWDDFRDPYDTIGCELFPLGKVYVADAASRKVLWRFGAMEAVETGPEDAVQQLVGSPGWIVFGDDGGGDRMAVDLLPGPDGHVGQVIVIGHEGNIGAGLVADSLTDMVVHRHFDGRPVPRAERPPLVAHVNRASLPGIEAAAHPALEVLSIGAWEKEPLSLAPVFGLPRLRTLCAHAGTLADPCEISRLPHLEYLELPPAEWRVLLDSGAVPTGLLAAGIEAHRQRDNPLRTIALANEILALYGRPPIACITVPEGAARTGSRSPSPDS; encoded by the coding sequence GTGCCCTCGCTCCATGACGCCGCCACCTGGCGGCCCCTGCTGCGCCTCCTGTGCGCCGCCCACGCGGAGACGCTCTCCGCGCCCGGCGGGCACGTGGCGGGACAGATCGGTCCCGGGGCGTGGAGTGTTCCGCTGCCGCACCGGCCGCCGCGGCCGGGGCGTGCCTCACCGGTCTCCGACCACCAGGAGGAGCTCGACGCGGTGGGCCTGGTCGCCGAGGCGCTCAAGGAGGACGGGAGCGACGGTGTCTCCTTCGTCGTCGAGGCCTCCTCCGCCCCCGGTGGTGTCCGGCTGCACCTGATCGAACCGGGCTCCTCCGTGGAGCCGGGTATCGCGACCGCGCACCCCGGCACGCTCCTCCTCGCGGACGGGGCGCTGCCCGAGCCGGTGCGCCGCCTGCCCGATCCGGTGCCGGACGCGGTGCCGGCTCCGTCCGCGGACGTGGAACTGCTGCAGCGCACTCTTCGCGAACGGCTCCCGGACGCGGTGGGCGCCTCCGAGGAGGAGATCGCAGCGGCCGAGGCGCGCCTGGGCGTGCCGTTGCCGCCCGAGCTGAGGGCCCTGTACCAGGTCGTCCGGGGCCGGTACGAGGACTGGGACGACTTCCGGGACCCGTACGACACCATCGGCTGTGAACTGTTCCCCCTCGGCAAGGTGTACGTCGCCGACGCGGCGTCCCGGAAGGTGCTGTGGCGGTTCGGCGCCATGGAGGCGGTCGAGACGGGACCCGAGGACGCCGTGCAGCAGCTTGTCGGCTCGCCGGGCTGGATCGTCTTCGGTGACGACGGCGGCGGGGACCGCATGGCCGTCGATCTCCTGCCGGGTCCGGACGGGCACGTCGGACAGGTGATCGTCATCGGTCACGAGGGGAACATCGGTGCCGGGCTGGTCGCCGACTCCCTCACCGACATGGTCGTCCACCGTCACTTCGACGGCCGGCCGGTCCCGAGGGCCGAACGGCCCCCGCTCGTCGCCCACGTCAACCGCGCCTCCCTCCCCGGCATCGAGGCAGCCGCCCACCCCGCCCTGGAGGTCCTCAGCATCGGGGCGTGGGAGAAGGAGCCCCTCAGCCTCGCCCCCGTCTTCGGCCTGCCGCGCCTGCGGACCCTCTGTGCGCATGCCGGTACCCTCGCCGATCCGTGTGAGATCTCCCGGCTCCCCCACCTCGAGTACCTGGAGCTCCCGCCCGCGGAGTGGCGTGTCCTGCTCGACTCGGGGGCCGTGCCCACCGGGCTCCTCGCCGCGGGCATCGAGGCCCACCGGCAGCGGGACAACCCGTTGCGGACCATCGCCCTCGCCAACGAGATCCTCGCCCTGTACGGCCGGCCGCCGATCGCCTGCATCACGGTGCCTGAGGGAGCGGCCCGCACCGGGAGCCGGAGCCCGTCCCCGGACTCCTGA
- a CDS encoding VWA domain-containing protein produces the protein MGATVKDRLKKHFVNHVALVIDKSGSMRGHSEQLIRVVDEFVKGLKEESDRLGHETRISLYAFDHLVENLVWDMDVKHLPSMRGLYTVENGATALIQASVKALDDLGHIWEEYGEHSFLQVVVTDGEENASGADRTGARHDRLPDGRAVLDEWLSRIADKMNNLPDHWTSAIMVPNSLAKRTAQQYGFPTGNISIWDADSAQGVEEAIGAVKTAATKFLRDREQGVRGTRNLFAMGQDLSTADVKSSLQALDAGKYVLIPVDQQTSIRDFVTSAGHPYKTGCAFYELSKREKIQAGKKIAVAEKDPATGRMTGKVFTGPAARQLLGLPATEVTVTPGSNAAYTVFVQSTSVNRKLVPGTKLLVLL, from the coding sequence TTGGGCGCCACGGTGAAGGACCGGCTCAAGAAGCACTTCGTGAACCACGTCGCTCTCGTCATCGACAAGTCCGGCTCGATGCGGGGGCACTCGGAGCAGCTCATCCGGGTGGTGGACGAGTTCGTGAAGGGGCTGAAGGAGGAGTCCGACCGGCTCGGCCACGAGACCCGGATCAGCCTCTACGCCTTCGACCACCTGGTCGAGAACCTGGTGTGGGACATGGACGTCAAGCACCTGCCGTCCATGCGGGGCCTGTACACCGTGGAGAACGGCGCGACGGCGCTGATCCAGGCGTCGGTGAAGGCGCTCGACGACCTCGGCCACATATGGGAGGAGTACGGCGAGCACAGCTTCCTCCAGGTCGTCGTCACCGACGGCGAGGAGAACGCCTCCGGTGCCGACCGGACGGGCGCGCGCCACGACCGCCTTCCCGACGGCCGCGCCGTCCTGGACGAGTGGCTGAGCAGGATCGCGGACAAGATGAACAACCTGCCGGACCACTGGACCTCGGCCATCATGGTGCCGAACTCCCTGGCCAAGCGCACCGCCCAGCAGTACGGCTTCCCGACGGGCAACATCTCGATCTGGGACGCGGACTCGGCCCAGGGCGTCGAGGAGGCGATCGGCGCCGTCAAGACGGCCGCCACGAAGTTCCTGCGGGACCGCGAGCAGGGCGTGCGCGGCACCAGGAACCTCTTCGCGATGGGGCAGGACCTGAGCACGGCCGACGTGAAGTCCAGCCTCCAGGCCCTGGACGCCGGCAAGTACGTGCTGATCCCCGTGGACCAGCAGACGTCGATCCGCGATTTCGTCACCAGCGCCGGGCACCCGTACAAGACCGGCTGCGCCTTCTACGAGCTGTCCAAGCGCGAGAAGATCCAGGCCGGCAAGAAGATCGCCGTGGCGGAGAAGGACCCCGCCACCGGCCGGATGACCGGGAAGGTGTTCACCGGCCCCGCCGCCCGGCAGCTCCTGGGCCTGCCGGCGACGGAGGTCACGGTGACACCGGGGAGCAATGCGGCCTACACCGTGTTCGTCCAGTCGACCTCGGTCAACAGGAAGCTGGTTCCGGGGACGAAGCTGCTCGTCCTGCTGTAG